In Chloroflexaceae bacterium, the following proteins share a genomic window:
- a CDS encoding RNA methyltransferase, with translation MITSLANPTIKRLRALRQRKAREESGLCLVEGIRLVAEAVQCGAEVEHLLVAPALLTSPFARELVAAQSAAGTSVLELSPEVFASLAQKEDPQGLAAVVRWRFTGLTDLPRDRRPGPVALLEPADPGNLGTIIRTADAVGAAGVIILGPGVDPYDPAALRASMGAVFALPLVRASWEEFTAWKRATGLPLIGTSDRAPTHFQSIVYPQPAVLLMGSEREGLSSAHQALCDLMVAIPMRGRSDSLNLAVATGVMLYELLRQCEADGAATCVTVE, from the coding sequence ATGATCACCAGCCTCGCCAACCCGACCATCAAGCGCCTCCGCGCCCTGCGACAGCGCAAGGCCCGCGAGGAGAGCGGGCTGTGCCTGGTCGAGGGCATTCGCCTGGTCGCCGAGGCGGTGCAGTGCGGCGCGGAGGTGGAGCATCTACTGGTCGCTCCTGCCCTGCTGACCAGTCCCTTCGCCCGCGAGCTGGTAGCCGCGCAGTCCGCCGCTGGCACTTCCGTCCTCGAATTGTCACCTGAGGTCTTCGCCAGCCTGGCGCAGAAGGAGGATCCCCAGGGGCTTGCGGCGGTGGTGCGCTGGCGCTTTACCGGCCTGACCGACCTGCCCCGCGACCGACGCCCCGGCCCGGTCGCGCTGCTCGAACCGGCCGATCCGGGCAATCTGGGGACGATCATCCGCACTGCCGACGCCGTGGGCGCCGCCGGGGTGATCATCCTCGGTCCGGGCGTAGACCCCTACGACCCCGCCGCCCTGCGAGCCAGCATGGGGGCCGTCTTCGCCCTGCCCCTCGTCCGCGCCTCCTGGGAGGAGTTCACTGCCTGGAAACGGGCCACCGGCCTGCCGCTGATCGGAACCTCCGACAGGGCGCCCACACACTTCCAGTCCATCGTTTACCCCCAGCCGGCGGTGCTGCTGATGGGCAGCGAACGCGAAGGGTTGTCTTCCGCCCACCAGGCCCTCTGCGATCTGATGGTCGCCATCCCTATGCGCGGGCGCAGCGACTCCCTCAACCTGGCCGTCGCCACCGGCGTGATGCTCTACGAACTGCTGCGGCAGTGTGAAGCGGACGGCGCGGCCACATGCGTTACTGTTGAATAA
- a CDS encoding FAD-dependent oxidoreductase, giving the protein MHVLVIGAGLAGLTCARTLLRAGHQVSVFEADDDVGGRVRSDAHDGFIFDRGFQVLFTAYPAARRQLSYPDLDLQRFDPGAIVCEGGRRAILTDPLRDHDPAAVLSAALSLVIGPADKLRTLSLAAEFRGRSVDDLLAGPDEPTEAFLRERGFSRVAIERFFRPFYGGIFLDRSLATSAKCFKFDFKMLSDGDTVVPARGMGAISRQLAAELQAAGCIRLNTRVAALISEAERVTGVTLADGSRVTGDAVVVATPAPEAARLSGLPMPEGCVGTTNLYFAGSRQLYRGKKLLLNAAPDAFVNNAVLISNVAPSYAPPGMHLLSATVLGVPPLDDEELFARARADLRCMFAGDRAALQALESYRPLRIYRIPYAQFAQPPGIHPGLPDNRSGRPGLFFAAEFTEASSINAAIISGEKCAAALLEAGP; this is encoded by the coding sequence ATGCACGTTCTGGTTATCGGCGCCGGTCTGGCCGGTCTTACCTGCGCGCGCACGCTGCTGCGCGCCGGGCATCAGGTCTCCGTCTTTGAGGCCGACGATGATGTGGGCGGGCGTGTGCGCTCCGACGCCCACGACGGCTTCATCTTCGACCGCGGCTTCCAGGTGCTTTTTACCGCCTATCCCGCCGCGCGTCGTCAGCTTAGCTATCCGGACCTTGATCTCCAACGGTTTGATCCCGGAGCTATCGTCTGCGAAGGCGGCCGCCGGGCCATCCTTACCGATCCGCTGCGTGACCACGATCCCGCCGCGGTCCTTAGCGCGGCCCTCAGCCTGGTCATCGGCCCTGCCGATAAGCTCCGCACTCTGTCCCTCGCCGCCGAATTCCGCGGTCGTAGCGTAGATGACCTCCTCGCCGGCCCTGACGAGCCGACCGAGGCCTTCCTGCGTGAACGAGGCTTCAGCCGCGTGGCCATTGAGCGCTTTTTCCGCCCGTTCTACGGAGGTATTTTTCTTGACCGCTCCCTCGCCACCAGCGCCAAGTGCTTTAAGTTCGACTTCAAGATGCTCAGCGATGGCGATACGGTGGTGCCGGCTCGCGGCATGGGGGCCATTAGCCGCCAGCTCGCTGCCGAGTTGCAGGCCGCCGGCTGCATCCGCCTGAATACCAGGGTCGCGGCGCTGATCAGCGAGGCGGAACGGGTTACCGGCGTCACGCTTGCCGATGGCAGCCGGGTGACGGGCGACGCGGTCGTGGTGGCCACGCCCGCCCCCGAAGCGGCCCGCCTGAGCGGCCTGCCCATGCCCGAAGGCTGCGTTGGCACGACCAACCTCTACTTCGCCGGTTCGCGCCAACTGTACCGGGGGAAGAAGCTGCTGCTCAATGCCGCCCCTGACGCGTTCGTGAACAACGCCGTGCTGATCAGCAACGTAGCGCCGAGCTATGCGCCCCCTGGTATGCATCTGCTCAGCGCGACCGTGCTCGGCGTGCCGCCCCTCGACGATGAAGAACTGTTCGCCCGCGCCCGAGCCGATCTGCGCTGTATGTTCGCTGGCGACCGCGCAGCCCTGCAGGCCCTCGAAAGCTACCGCCCCCTGCGGATCTACCGTATCCCCTACGCCCAGTTTGCCCAGCCGCCGGGCATACATCCCGGCCTGCCCGACAACCGCAGCGGGCGCCCCGGCCTCTTCTTCGCCGCCGAGTTCACCGAAGCCAGCAGCATCAATGCCGCCATAATCTCCGGCGAGAAGTGCGCCGCCGCATTGCTCGAAGCCGGCCCCTAG